From the genome of Cytophagales bacterium WSM2-2:
GAATTGAGCCATGATCAAGCCATTGCCTACCTGAGGAAAGATAACTTGCGTCTAGAAACGGCAACTACCGGCTTTGCACTCGTCACACATCAGGGCACCGCGCTTGGTTGGGTAAACCAATTGCCCAATCGTACCAACAACCTTTATCCTCCGGGCTGGCGAATCAGAAGCTGAAAAACATTTTTTACTTTTGAGGAATATGAAAATCATCGGAATCATTCCAGCACGTTTCGCATCATCACGTTTCCCAGGCAAGCCTTTAGTTGATATGATGGGACAGACGATGATCCAGCGTGTATACAACCAGGTGAAAAAATCCAAAAGACTTCAGCAAGTAATGGTGGCTACAGATGATCAACGGATTTTTGATCACGTGATTTCATTTGGAGGTGCCGCCTGTATGACAGCCGAGAACCACCCCAGCGGTACCGATCGTTGTTATGAAGCATTCAAAAGCCAAAAAGAAAAATTTGACTTTGCCATCAATATACAAGGCGATGAGCCTTTCATTGATCCAGCACAAATCGATCTGCTTTGCTCTTCCATCACTTCACAAACCGAACTTGCTACATTGATTCAAAAGATCGCGACATTGGAACAACTTCATTCACCCGGTGAAGCCAAGGTGGTGATCAACAAAGATCATGAGGCGATTTACTTTAGCCGCTCACCTATTCCATTTGTTCAAAAATATGATTCAAAGGACTGGTTAAGTAAAACCACTTTTTACAGACATGTGGGCTTATACGCCTATCGTGCTGACGTCTTAGAAAAGATCACGAAGCTCTCCCCTTCCCTTCTCGAAAAAGCGGAATCGCTGGAGCAACTGCGCTGGCTGGAGAATGGTTTCAAAATCAAAACAGTGGAGACTGAAATGGAGGAGAGCATCTGCATCGACACTCCTGAAGATTTGCAAAAGGCATTGGAAATTCTACGGTCTGTCAATTAACCAAGGAGATAGAGATCACAAAGAATTTACTTCTTCTCAGCAACTGCGAGTAGTCCTTGCAACACAGCTTTCATCTTAGTCAGGGCTTCTTTGCACTTCTCAAGGTTGTACTCCTTCGCATATTTCTCTGGGTTGATGAAACCGGCTTTTACCTGCTTGCTCTCGTCCTCCCAAACAAGAATTCTCAAAGGAAGGATCATTCCCATCTTCTGGTCACAATTCATCACGACAGTACCTCCTTTCGGGTTTCCGAAAACGAGCAGCGTTGTCGGCCTGAGCGACATATCAACTGACTCTGCACCGGCAGCATGATCAATCGTATTGAACAGCTTAAATCCTTTTTGCTGAATAGCCTGCTGCAATTGCTCGACTGTTTTTGCAGTCGTGCTTGCGCTGGAGACGATGATCCAGTCATCCTGCGCATGCAGGGAAAATGTGATAAGAACCAGTGACAGAATGGCGAATAGAGTTAAACCTGCTTTCATAATTTTTTTGTGTGTAAGCAAACTTATACTTCAGCACGCACATTCCCGAAGGTTCAATAGTATTTCACGCTGTTTTGCAACAGGATTACCAGAATAATGGGAT
Proteins encoded in this window:
- the kdsB gene encoding 3-deoxy-manno-octulosonate cytidylyltransferase, yielding MKIIGIIPARFASSRFPGKPLVDMMGQTMIQRVYNQVKKSKRLQQVMVATDDQRIFDHVISFGGAACMTAENHPSGTDRCYEAFKSQKEKFDFAINIQGDEPFIDPAQIDLLCSSITSQTELATLIQKIATLEQLHSPGEAKVVINKDHEAIYFSRSPIPFVQKYDSKDWLSKTTFYRHVGLYAYRADVLEKITKLSPSLLEKAESLEQLRWLENGFKIKTVETEMEESICIDTPEDLQKALEILRSVN